One window from the genome of Nocardioides panaciterrulae encodes:
- a CDS encoding helix-turn-helix domain-containing protein — protein sequence MDAHERRAWGPLIREARKAQKIDQEELAQMAGTTRRTIGSIERGDTTAQTDVLKRILTALGLTQSLELDPDVRNFVAMLGPLLQRLATDERARLMPAIVELVADALQGDASAEPTPIRARRPMFSFDEADQAARDEDREKPRMGDE from the coding sequence ATGGATGCACATGAGAGGCGGGCCTGGGGCCCGCTCATCCGTGAGGCGCGCAAGGCGCAGAAGATCGATCAGGAAGAGCTCGCGCAGATGGCGGGCACGACCCGCCGAACGATCGGATCGATCGAGCGCGGAGACACGACGGCGCAGACCGACGTGCTCAAGCGGATCCTCACGGCGCTCGGGCTGACCCAGTCGCTCGAGCTCGACCCAGACGTCCGCAACTTCGTCGCCATGCTGGGGCCCCTGCTCCAGCGGCTGGCGACAGACGAGCGCGCCCGGCTAATGCCGGCGATTGTGGAGTTGGTGGCCGACGCGCTGCAGGGTGATGCCAGCGCCGAGCCGACCCCGATTCGCGCCCGGCGCCCGATGTTCTCCTTCGACGAAGCCGACCAGGCCGCCCGCGACGAAGACCGCGAGAAACCCCGCATGGGGGACGAGTGA
- a CDS encoding DUF3800 domain-containing protein: MTATTGRRLLRVYIDETGDRGVGPKASPFFAFSAVLVADEDEAHLMQAVRDLRQDFGIPAGKALHWNEHVKTFPRRQRVASLLGALTPAMVVHVAVEKAGIPQQAGMRNDHALFYNFAAGMVMERVLLAARDWPGGTRDALVRFGHVRGFKHDTTADYIDHRRRSNNPHWVPWHLMHSLHFDGQANYLGLQAADQYAGMLALAFRPDEFGGFEEHHFLRTAHQIRAVNGRRVNYGFKWLGRPATLAAIPWWRQAAWR, translated from the coding sequence GTGACCGCTACCACTGGACGCCGGCTGCTCCGCGTCTACATCGACGAGACCGGCGATCGGGGAGTTGGCCCGAAGGCCTCCCCGTTCTTCGCCTTCTCTGCCGTGCTGGTGGCGGACGAGGACGAGGCCCACCTGATGCAGGCCGTCCGCGATCTACGCCAGGACTTCGGCATCCCCGCAGGCAAGGCGCTCCACTGGAACGAGCACGTGAAGACCTTCCCGCGCCGACAGCGCGTCGCGTCCCTCCTCGGCGCGCTGACGCCTGCGATGGTGGTGCACGTCGCCGTCGAGAAGGCCGGGATCCCGCAGCAGGCCGGAATGAGGAACGATCACGCCCTCTTCTACAACTTCGCTGCCGGCATGGTGATGGAGCGGGTACTGCTTGCCGCCCGGGACTGGCCCGGAGGAACCCGCGATGCGCTCGTCCGCTTCGGCCACGTTCGCGGCTTCAAACACGACACCACGGCGGACTACATCGACCACCGCCGTCGTAGCAACAACCCGCACTGGGTGCCGTGGCACCTGATGCACAGCCTGCACTTCGACGGCCAGGCGAACTACCTCGGGCTCCAAGCCGCAGACCAGTACGCCGGCATGCTCGCGCTGGCCTTCCGACCGGACGAGTTCGGCGGCTTCGAGGAGCACCACTTCCTACGCACGGCGCACCAGATCCGCGCGGTCAACGGACGGCGCGTGAACTACGGCTTCAAGTGGCTCGGAAGGCCGGCGACCCTGGCCGCCATCCCGTGGTGGCGCCAGGCGGCGTGGAGATGA